GCGCGTGTCGTCACGTTGGGGCGACAAACTCGCGCCCCGAGCAATGGATCGCGCCCCGCGAGTGAATCGCGCCCCGATGGGCGGCATCGCGCCCCGACCGTGATCACAAGAGGTCTGGGGCGCGTGTCATCACCTCGGGGCGACAGTTTCGCGCCCCAGGGTGAGGGCTCGCGCCCCAAGCGGTGCAGTGGCAGGGATGGCAATCGCCGTTCTGACATAATGTGCATTATCGGCTAATAGATCTGAGGCGCTGCCACCTGTGATTGGGCCCAGGGAGCGCTGCATCCCTAGGCTCGGATCATGCTGGAGTCGCTCACGGGGTTCGTCGTCGTCGGCGTCGCGATCTTCGTCGGATGGATCCTCGGCCGCATCGACCTGCTCGGTGAACACGCACGACCGGTGCTGGCGCGACTGACGTTCTTCGTCCTCTCGCCGTTCCTGCTGTTCGTGGTGTTGGCGCAGGCCGATGTCCGAACGCTCTTCTCGGCACTGCTCCCGGTCGCCGCCATCGCCGCGGTCGTCATCTTTCTCACCTACGTGTCGATCGCACGATTGGCCTGGAAGCGATCCGTCGGCGAGACGGTCATCGGCGCGCTCAGCGCGGGCCAGGTCAACTCCAACAACATCGGCATTCCGCTGTCGCTCTACCTGCTCGGCAGCGCGGCGTTTCCGGCACCCGTCATTCTTCTCCAGCTCCTCGTCTTCACGCCGATCACGATGGCGATTCTGGATGCCGTAACATCGGCGCGCACGTCGATCTGGCGCACGATCGGCCGTACGGCGGTCAACCCGATCGTGCTCGGCTCGGTGCTCGGCACGCTCGTCTCAGTCTCGGGTATCGAGCTCCCGCCGATCGTCCTGGAGCCGCTCGTCCTCGTCGCGAACGCGTGCGTGCCGATTCTGCTCATCAGCTACGGCATCTCGCTGCATGGCCAGCGGGTTCTCGGCCCCTCGGGCCGGCGCCGCGACATCGTCCTCGCGACGATGCTCAAGCTCGTCGTGATGCCCGTCGTCGCGTGGGTCGTAGCCGAGTTCGTGTTCGGACTAGACGCGCAGGACGTCCTCATCTGCGTCGTGCTGGCCGCGCTCCCCACGGCGCAGAACGTCTTCAACTACTCCCAGCGATACGACGTCGGCGAGACGATCGCGCGAGACACCGTCTTTCTCACGACCCTCGGATGCGTCCCCGTGCTTCTTCTGGCCACGGTGCTCCTCGGCTGAGTCAGTGCCCGTCCAGCTCTCGGAGCGACCCGACCACCAACCGCGACCCGTCGCCTGCGCGCAGCACGGTGAAAAGCGTCACCGTACACGCCCGGCAACGCACGATCGCCGCCTGCGCGTCGAGTTCGACGTCGGTCTCGGCGAGCGTCGACACGCTCGCACACTCCCCGCACACGCCGCGGAGCATCGTCACATCACCGACGAAGATCTCGGCAAGCAACCCGGCGACGGCATTGCCGTCGACTCTCGACATGACTCTCATCACGCACCTCCGAAACGCTCGGTCCGAATGCTGCTCGCGGGATGCCCGAGGCGCACGAGCGTGTCCGCGACGTGTTCGACGAATCGCGTCGGGCCGCACACGAATACCAGCGGCTCGTCGTCGGGCCGCCATGACGCCGCGGCGATCCCGGAGTCATCGAGTCGTCCGACTCTTCCCTGCCATCCGTCCGGCGCTCCACGCGTGTACGCCCACGTGACGGGTACTCCCCCGGCCTCCGCATCCCGCGTCAGCTCGTCGCGATATATCGCGTCCTCCGGCGTTCGGACGAAGTAGAGAAGACGACCGGATGCCGCAACACCGGCATCCGACATCGCCCGCGCGATCGCACGCAAGGGCACGATCCCAGACCCGCCCGCGATGAGCTGCACCGGCACCACTCCCCCGGCGCGCCAGACGAAATACCCGCCGAGCGGGCCCTTGACCTCGAGCTGATCGCCGACAGCGACGTCACGAACGAGATACGGAGACACCTCGCCGTCGGGCACTTCGTCGACGGCCAGTTCGATGATGTCTCCCGCTCCGTATGACCCGACCGAGTAGGAGCGTTCCGCTTGATAGCCGTCCTCGGCCGTCAAGCGGATGTCGATGTGCTGGCCGGCGTCGTTTCCCGGCCAGTCGGTCACGCGAACGCGGAGCACACGGGCGTGAGACGACGCGTCGACGACATCGACGACCTCGGCCGGACGCCACCCGCCGACGATCACCAATAGCGCTCCTCGGTCCACGGGTCGCCATGCATGTTGTATCCGTTCTGCTCCCAGAATCCCGGGGCGTCTTCGTCCATCAGGACGAGTCCGTTGACCCATTTCGCACTCTTCCAGAAGTACAAGTGGGGCACGAGGAGTCGGGCCGGCCCCCCGTGCTCGGGGTCGAGCGGCTCACCGTCGAACTCGAAGGCGACCCATGCCTTTCCATCGAGAAGATCCTCGAAGGGGATGTTCGTCGTGTAGCCGCCATAAGAGTGGGCCATTGCGAACTGCGCATCGGTCTCGACCTGCGCCATGAGCGTATCGATCGACACGCCTCGCCACGAGGTGCCGAGCTTCGACCAGCGCGTGACGCAGTGAATGTCGGTCGACACGTCCTCGATGGACATGTCCATGAGCTGGGCCCAGTCCCACGACACGACCTCTCCGTGCTCGTTGCGAATCGAGAACGACCATTCGTCGGTGTCGATGCGAGGCGTCGGTCCTGCCGAGAGCACCGGAAAATCCTCGGTCAGATACTGCCCGGGAGGAAGGTGAGGGTCTGTATCGCGGCGACGCGCGCCGAAGCCTCTCGAGAAGACGGCCATGCTGATCCCTTCGAGCGAGGACGTGTCGGGTTCAGTGTGCCAGGCATGCAGGACATTTGTCATGGCCCTGAGCGGGCCCCCCACGCAGCTTCCCCCACGACACGGGACTTTCGACTCACCCGGAAGTTTGTACGTCGGGTCTAGACTTCGATCGCCCCTCATCAGGAAACTCCCAGGAAGGACATCCCATGTCCACGGAATCCTCTACTGCCAAGGCTGCCGTCAACGGCATCCGCACGGCGCTCGGCATCGGCGGCGTGCTCGCCGTCATCGTCGGAATCCTCATCCTCGTGTGGCCTGGCCGCACCGCCATGGTGGTCACCGCGATCATCGCGATCTACGCCATCGCCGCAGGCCTCGTCTACGCGGGCCTCGGCATCTTCTCCAAGTCCAAGGGCGGATGGGCCCGCATCGGCCACATCGTCCTGGGCGTGCTGTTCATCATCGCGGGCGTCGTCGCCTTCTTCAATCTGGGCGCGACGACGGCCTTCCTCGCCCTGTTCCTCGGCGTCCTCGTCGGCGTCATGTGGATCATCGAGGGCATCGTCTCGCTCTCGACGCTCAGCGACAGCTCCTCGAAGGGCTGGACGATCTTCTTCGCGATCGTGAGCATCATCGCCGGAATCGTTCTGCTGTTCTCGCCCCTCTGGGGAGCCGTCGTCCTGTGGTGGCTCCTGGGCATCTCGCTCATCGTCCTCGGACTCCTCAACGTGGTCCGCGCCTTCACCTTCGGCAAGGGCGACCTGTAAGGATCACACCTCGAACGAACCGACGTCGGCCCCGGGAATCGCTCCCGGGGCCGACGTCTGCGATCAGGATGTCGGAAGCATCCGCGACCACCACTCTGTCACCGCATCGAACCTCTCCAGACGGTGACGAGGGCGACCCGAGCGCGTCAGCTCGTGGTCTTCGCCCGGGAAGATCAGCATCTCGGCGGGTGTCCCTTGGCGCTTCAGCGCGGAGTAGTAGCGGGTCGCCTGTTCGAGCGGACACCGGAAGTCGAGCTCCGAGTGGACGACGAGAGTCGCCGTCGTCACCTGACCGACGACCGCGAACGGGCTCTGCGCGGCGATCTGCTCCGCGTCCGTGCCGACGTATTCGTCGCCGAAGAACGAGCCGATATCGCTCGTCCCCTGGAAAGAGGCGGGATCGAGGAATCCGCGCTCGACGATCGCGCCCGCGAATCGATGGTCGTGCGCGATGATCCACGCTGTCAGGTAGCCGCCGTACGACCCGCCCATGATCCCGAGCCGTCCGCCGTCGAGCCGATCGTCCGAAGCGATGGCCGCTTCCAGGAAGTCGATGACGTCCGTGTGGTCGACGGTGCCCATCGCCTGACGGATGCTGCGCCCGTGCTCGCGACCGTAGCCGGCCGAGCCCCGCGGATTGCAGTAGACGACGGCATAGCCCGCATCCACGAGCACTTGGGTCTCGTCGAACAGATGTATGCCGTAAGACGCATACGGTCCTCCATGGATCTGCAAGATGACGGGAAACGGTCCCGCTCCTGCCGGCATTGCGACCCAGCCGTGGACCGGATACTCATCGCGCGCGTCGACCTCGAGCTCTCGCGGCGTCGTGATGCCGGACCCTGCTGCGTCGGCGCCGAAGGTCGTCAGCGTCACGGCTTCTCCGTCCTCGACCAGGACGAGCTCGCCGGCAGACGCAGGTGTCGCGACGGAAGCGATGACACTGTCGCTGACGGCCGCGTGACCGCCGACCTCGACATCACCGCCGAGGACCTCCGTGACATGGCCATGACGCGTCACACGGAGCAGACGGACGCGCCCGCGCGTGCGGTCCTGGACGAGGAAGTCCGGCCCGACGGCGGTGATGTGGCTCCCCACTTCACCCAGATCGATCGTCTCCTCGTCGGTGACTCTCCGAGGAGACCCGTCCTCGACGATCCACAGCCCCACTCCGGGAGCGATGAAATCGACGTGGGACTCGCCGGGTTCGAATGCGAGCAGAGCCAGCGTTCCGTCGTCCGCCACCGCGACGCCGCTGATCGAGAGGCCCGCCTCCGGAGCGATGATCTCGCGCTCTCCCGCTCCGTCGGCTCGGAGGCCGACGACACGAGAGCGGAGGTCACGACGGTCCGCCTCGATCCTCTCGGAGACCGCGAGGATCTCCTCCCCGTGGAAGACGAGC
This genomic stretch from Microbacterium sp. SLBN-146 harbors:
- a CDS encoding AEC family transporter; its protein translation is MLESLTGFVVVGVAIFVGWILGRIDLLGEHARPVLARLTFFVLSPFLLFVVLAQADVRTLFSALLPVAAIAAVVIFLTYVSIARLAWKRSVGETVIGALSAGQVNSNNIGIPLSLYLLGSAAFPAPVILLQLLVFTPITMAILDAVTSARTSIWRTIGRTAVNPIVLGSVLGTLVSVSGIELPPIVLEPLVLVANACVPILLISYGISLHGQRVLGPSGRRRDIVLATMLKLVVMPVVAWVVAEFVFGLDAQDVLICVVLAALPTAQNVFNYSQRYDVGETIARDTVFLTTLGCVPVLLLATVLLG
- a CDS encoding DUF6510 family protein produces the protein MSRVDGNAVAGLLAEIFVGDVTMLRGVCGECASVSTLAETDVELDAQAAIVRCRACTVTLFTVLRAGDGSRLVVGSLRELDGH
- a CDS encoding FAD-binding oxidoreductase is translated as MIVGGWRPAEVVDVVDASSHARVLRVRVTDWPGNDAGQHIDIRLTAEDGYQAERSYSVGSYGAGDIIELAVDEVPDGEVSPYLVRDVAVGDQLEVKGPLGGYFVWRAGGVVPVQLIAGGSGIVPLRAIARAMSDAGVAASGRLLYFVRTPEDAIYRDELTRDAEAGGVPVTWAYTRGAPDGWQGRVGRLDDSGIAAASWRPDDEPLVFVCGPTRFVEHVADTLVRLGHPASSIRTERFGGA
- a CDS encoding sulfite oxidase-like oxidoreductase; protein product: MAVFSRGFGARRRDTDPHLPPGQYLTEDFPVLSAGPTPRIDTDEWSFSIRNEHGEVVSWDWAQLMDMSIEDVSTDIHCVTRWSKLGTSWRGVSIDTLMAQVETDAQFAMAHSYGGYTTNIPFEDLLDGKAWVAFEFDGEPLDPEHGGPARLLVPHLYFWKSAKWVNGLVLMDEDAPGFWEQNGYNMHGDPWTEERYW
- a CDS encoding HdeD family acid-resistance protein; translation: MSTESSTAKAAVNGIRTALGIGGVLAVIVGILILVWPGRTAMVVTAIIAIYAIAAGLVYAGLGIFSKSKGGWARIGHIVLGVLFIIAGVVAFFNLGATTAFLALFLGVLVGVMWIIEGIVSLSTLSDSSSKGWTIFFAIVSIIAGIVLLFSPLWGAVVLWWLLGISLIVLGLLNVVRAFTFGKGDL
- a CDS encoding S9 family peptidase — its product is MRAAGIEKLISVGRPDIAPDGSFGVFATSRPDIAANRAVGQIWRIELPGGTPRRLTRGTADSAPRLSPDGSQIAFLRAASAGPAQVFVVDAGGGEPVQVSDAPLGVSEFAWSPDGDRIAYAACVPEAGRYGSVEGLDANAESPRRITGVRWHANGLGYIADRPSQVFLAAVPATDAEPFYEPAPAVLEEGHAAPRKRVVADEPIRLTEDDISYSGLVFHGEEILAVSERIEADRRDLRSRVVGLRADGAGEREIIAPEAGLSISGVAVADDGTLALLAFEPGESHVDFIAPGVGLWIVEDGSPRRVTDEETIDLGEVGSHITAVGPDFLVQDRTRGRVRLLRVTRHGHVTEVLGGDVEVGGHAAVSDSVIASVATPASAGELVLVEDGEAVTLTTFGADAAGSGITTPRELEVDARDEYPVHGWVAMPAGAGPFPVILQIHGGPYASYGIHLFDETQVLVDAGYAVVYCNPRGSAGYGREHGRSIRQAMGTVDHTDVIDFLEAAIASDDRLDGGRLGIMGGSYGGYLTAWIIAHDHRFAGAIVERGFLDPASFQGTSDIGSFFGDEYVGTDAEQIAAQSPFAVVGQVTTATLVVHSELDFRCPLEQATRYYSALKRQGTPAEMLIFPGEDHELTRSGRPRHRLERFDAVTEWWSRMLPTS